DNA from Desulfobotulus pelophilus:
CCTTCCGTAGGCAGAGGTTCCCGTTTGGGTCTGGGTTTATATCCGGTTGTTTTTTCTTGTTTTTTATGTCTGAATTTCATGGGGCTCCGTGGTGCTTGTCAGCATTGATTCTGTTCGATACGGTCCACAAGTCGGGGAAGATATTCTTCTGGAATTTCCCTGTCGGGCCGTGATGGTTGCGCCATGTTTATTTTGCGGATCATGATATTGATCCGGGTAATGATTGTGTGTTTGGTTGTAAGGTCGGGGGTTTTTTCCAGAAGCTCTCTGGCTGTATGAATTTCTTTTCTCAGCTCCAGTTCAGGAGGGAGAAAGTCCGCCGTTTTCAGCATATGATAGGCCATGCGGAGGTCTTCCGGGATTGAAATGGTTTCCATGGGCAGGGGCTTTCCTGATCCAGGGAGATTGGAAAATCGGCCCTTCTTCTGTGCCTCCAGAATTTTTTCCTCAGCAATTTTGTCCATTAACATTTTGGCCTGTCCTTGGGCTGGGGTTACAAGCAGGCATGATCTGCCTCCCTTAAACAGTTTATCAGTCTATAAAATCATGAATGGATTGGCAAGGTATCTGTAAGGTAAAGGTACTCGCTGTTGGTATTCTGATGGCAACACTGTCTGACCGGTTGAATTTTCAGATAAAAAAATATTGATCATGGGCTAATCAAATCCAATTGCACGAAAAAAGATGTGGGTGATCTCTCTTGTGATGGTTCATGAAAACGAGACCTGTGGGTTTTGCGGGATACGGACTCTCGGGAAATAATA
Protein-coding regions in this window:
- a CDS encoding DUF1992 domain-containing protein: MLMDKIAEEKILEAQKKGRFSNLPGSGKPLPMETISIPEDLRMAYHMLKTADFLPPELELRKEIHTARELLEKTPDLTTKHTIITRINIMIRKINMAQPSRPDREIPEEYLPRLVDRIEQNQC